A DNA window from Selenomonas sp. oral taxon 126 contains the following coding sequences:
- the rapZ gene encoding RNase adapter RapZ: MADVKRAAEKFRPVIVTGLSGGGKSLAARYMEDLGYFCVDNLPPVFIPKFIDLCRETHGQINRVAIVVDTRSREFFDDFVRVLGELDAGDVAYELLFIEASDGVIIRRYKETRRPHPLAPDARISEGVTRERGQLAEIRARATQLIDTSRLRKAELRDIIRQHYDTPGRDAEMNVNILSFGFKYGIPLDADLVFDVRFLPNPFYVDSLRNKSGTVPQVSSYIESWDVTQKFEQHLDGLIDFLLPQYVKEGKSQLVIAIGCTGGMHRSVFIAKHLYDRIKGSYAAHLEHRDLMKNEVHEHVSEG; encoded by the coding sequence GTGGCAGACGTGAAACGAGCGGCGGAGAAGTTCCGCCCCGTGATCGTGACGGGGCTGTCGGGCGGCGGCAAATCGCTTGCCGCGCGCTATATGGAGGATCTGGGCTATTTCTGTGTGGACAACCTGCCCCCGGTCTTCATTCCGAAATTCATCGATCTCTGCCGCGAGACGCATGGGCAGATCAACCGCGTGGCGATTGTTGTGGACACGCGCAGTCGCGAGTTCTTCGACGACTTCGTGCGCGTTCTCGGCGAGCTCGATGCGGGGGATGTTGCCTATGAGCTCCTCTTCATTGAGGCGTCTGATGGTGTCATCATCCGCCGCTACAAGGAGACGCGCCGTCCCCACCCGCTCGCACCGGACGCGCGTATCTCGGAGGGCGTGACGCGCGAGCGCGGGCAGCTCGCAGAGATTCGTGCGCGTGCGACGCAGCTGATCGACACATCCCGTCTGCGCAAGGCAGAGCTGCGCGATATTATCCGCCAGCACTACGATACGCCGGGCAGGGACGCGGAGATGAACGTCAACATCCTTTCCTTTGGTTTCAAGTACGGCATTCCGCTCGACGCCGACCTTGTCTTTGACGTGCGCTTCCTGCCGAATCCGTTCTATGTGGATTCGTTGCGCAACAAGAGCGGTACCGTTCCGCAGGTCTCCTCCTACATCGAGTCGTGGGACGTGACCCAGAAATTCGAGCAGCACCTCGACGGTCTGATCGACTTCCTCCTGCCGCAGTACGTGAAGGAGGGCAAGAGTCAGCTCGTCATTGCCATCGGCTGCACGGGCGGCATGCACCGCAGCGTCTTCATCGCAAAGCATCTCTACGATCGGATCAAGGGCAGCTATGCGGCGCATCTCGAGCATCGCGACCTCATGAAGAATGAGGTGCATGAGCATGTGAGTGAGGGATAG
- a CDS encoding Cof-type HAD-IIB family hydrolase codes for MAIKLIALDLDGTLLTSDKKITTRTKDILARAMSRGVTVTIATGRMLRSAVYFARLLASDAPVICCNGGYVGKAEGEPVFARYFDPALTREFLTFAYERDWYVNWYIGTEIYAPEYREEYFAAYRTTAHFTVNGVGSDYLRYTENVPQFVLRELDEGIGSYVRAVQERFGDQLVPQQNTGTSVDINPPGINKAVGVAALADAMGLTLDEVMVAGDADNDYEMLEMGAFSVVPENGLPGAKERARYITASNDANGIALAIEKFVL; via the coding sequence ATGGCGATCAAACTCATTGCGCTCGATTTGGACGGGACGCTTCTCACATCGGACAAGAAGATCACGACGCGCACAAAGGACATTCTCGCGCGTGCGATGTCGCGCGGCGTCACGGTGACGATTGCGACGGGGCGCATGCTGCGCTCGGCCGTTTACTTTGCACGACTGCTCGCCTCCGATGCGCCCGTCATCTGCTGCAACGGCGGCTATGTCGGAAAGGCGGAGGGCGAGCCCGTCTTTGCACGCTATTTCGATCCCGCGCTGACCCGCGAGTTCCTGACATTTGCCTACGAGCGCGACTGGTACGTGAACTGGTACATCGGCACGGAGATCTACGCGCCCGAGTACCGCGAGGAATACTTTGCCGCCTATCGTACGACGGCGCATTTCACGGTGAACGGCGTCGGCAGCGACTACCTGCGCTATACGGAGAACGTGCCCCAGTTCGTCCTGCGCGAGCTGGACGAGGGCATCGGCTCCTATGTGCGTGCGGTGCAGGAGCGCTTCGGCGATCAGCTTGTGCCGCAGCAGAACACAGGCACGAGTGTCGACATCAACCCGCCCGGCATCAACAAGGCGGTCGGTGTTGCGGCGCTCGCGGATGCGATGGGGCTGACACTTGATGAGGTCATGGTTGCGGGCGATGCGGACAATGACTATGAGATGCTCGAGATGGGGGCGTTCTCCGTTGTGCCCGAGAACGGCCTTCCGGGGGCAAAGGAGCGGGCGCGCTACATAACGGCGTCGAACGACGCAAACGGAATCGCGCTTGCGATTGAGAAATTCGTACTGTGA